A single genomic interval of Helianthus annuus cultivar XRQ/B chromosome 13, HanXRQr2.0-SUNRISE, whole genome shotgun sequence harbors:
- the LOC110898082 gene encoding uncharacterized protein LOC110898082 has protein sequence MYKHYQDALAICRVHGNPQYFLTFTCNVNWPEIRRYVTRYPVLKAQDRPDIIARVFHMKVASFVNFLRNNRPFGNVTADLYTIEFQKRGLPHCHLLLWVAETNKITDATHVDRYISAEIPDPVIDPELHRIVTDFMIHGPCGTVRPNASCMSFGMCSKNFPKAYQQSSMIDENGYAHYKRWMTGNTVLKGGVALDNRYVVPYNRALLLHFQAHINVEYCGWSMLIKYLFKYISKGSDRIRFNISKGPSSADTESDTTFEIDEIKNYVDGRFICPHESAWRILDFHIHQRNPAVQVLAVHLQEMQGVTFRDNDQLENIVRNPLSRRTTLTEWLYNNCIDESGRHLTYVDFLSEYKWDASSKTWLRRITNRTNQRLGDLSTYTQCVVKRSTCVYCCHTKKVVDPSRTFAQFLERYAQHTVLHVKGLDY, from the coding sequence ATGTACAAGCACTATCAGGATGCGTTAGCGATTTGTAGAGTACATGGAAACCCTCAATACTTCCTCACTTTTACATGCAACGTTAACTGGCCTGAAATTCGTAGATATGTGACTAGGTATCCGGTACTTAAAGCGCAGGACCGTCCGGATATCATAGCTCGCGTTTTCCATATGAAAGTTGCCTCATTTGTGAACTTTCTTCGTAATAACAGGCCATTTGGGAATGTTACCGCAGATTTATACACCATTGAATTTCAGAAAAGGGGTCTACCACACTGTCATTTATTGTTATGGGTAGCCGAAACTAATAAGATAACTGATGCTACTCACGTTGATAGGTATATTTCAGCAGAAATTCCAGATCCTGTAATCGACCCAGAGCTGCATCGGATTGTTACCGACTTCATGATACATGGACCATGCGGTACTGTTAGACCCAACGCGTCATGTATGTCATTCGGTATGTGCTCTAAGAACTTTCCAAAGGCTTATCAACAGAGTAGTATGATTGACGAGAATGGATATGCACATTATAAAAGATGGATGACTGGGAATACTGTTCTCAAAGGTGGCGTTGCTCTTGATAACAGGTACGTTGTCCCATACAACCGTGCTCTACTTTTACACTTCCAAGCACACATAAATGTCGAGTACTGCGGGTGGAGCATGTTGATAAAGTACCTCTTTAAGTACATATCAAAGGGCTCTGATCGTATTCGTTTTAACATTAGTAAAGGTCCTTCTTCTGCTGATACTGAAAGTGACACTACGTTTGAAATCGACGAGATTAAAAACTATGTTGACGGAAGATTCATATGTCCACATGAGTCAGCCTGGAGAATTCTTGATTTCCACATTCATCAGAGAAATCCTGCAGTACAAGTTTTAGCTGTTCACTTGCAAGAAATGCAAGGTGTAACTTTCAGGGACAATGACCAATTAGAAAACATTGTTAGAAACCCGTTATCAAGGCGTACTACCTTAACAGAATGGCTTTACAACAATTGTATTGATGAGAGTGGACGACATTTGACTTACGTCGACTTTTTATCGGAGTATAAATGGGATGCCTCAAGTAAGACGTGGCTACGTAGAATAACAAACAGAACAAACCAGCGATTGGGAGACTTATCTACGTACACCCAATGTGTGGTGAAACGTTCTACCTGCGTCTATTGCTGCCACACCAAAAAGGTTGTTGATCCTTCGAGGACATTCGCACAGTTTCTCGAGAGGTATGCTCAACATACCGTACTGCATGTGAAAGGCTTGGATTACTAG